TCTGCACCCACAGCTGATAACGTTTCTAAATGAAACTTCGGATCAAAATAACGGCTTGCATACCCAATGACAAAAATGTAACTTTTTCCCGACAAAACTTCGCGTTTTTTTTGTAAAAACTTTTCCAGACGTGTATTTTCTATTTTCCAGGCTTGTTTAGCTTCTGCTTCGCACGCTAAAACTTCTCCGATTTTTTCAAACCATACTTTCGTTTCTGCCATCCCTTTAGGATAGTTCCCCGTATAACACTTCGTTTGATAACGCTCAGCCAACACTCTTGCATATTCTTGCATCTTGGGATAATATTCACGCGCAATTCCTACCGACAAAATTAAATCCGCTTTGGGAATCATCGCAAATTCCTCTTTTGTCATCGTATTGGGCGGAAATAAAATACGTGTAAATCCAAAATACTGAAGCAGTCGTTTTATTTCACGAACATTATTTTCATTGCCTGCTCCACTATTTTCACCAATGATAACGGCAAGCTTTTCTTTTTTCTCTCGGTCTTTCGGCTTAATTGTTGCAAAGCGTTCCAGCAAAGTTTCTAGCATCTTGATGTTATGTTCCGTATAATGCTTACTCATAAAGCCGGCACCCGACACAACAATAATCGGTAACTTTGTCTTTTCCTCGACATCCTTGCATACCGCTTCGACATCATCGCCAATTACACCGGCTGTGCATCCGGGAACAACAATGATATATTGCACATTCTCCATTTGTGAAATATCCAGCAAGCATTGGCGAAGAATCCTTTCTCCGCCAAAGATAGCTTCTTTATCCGATATGCCAGTTACAAACAGATTGTTTTTCTCCGGCAGCATTGCTAAAGGATCACGCAGCAGTCCGCGCCGTTTTATACTCCAATAATTACGCAAAGCTAAATGAGAGCAAGCTTTTGGTGTATGAAACACTACCACTGCACCAGGATTACAAGAAACAGATATGTAGGCATTTCCCAAATTACAGTAAACGAGATTTTTTCGTTCTGATTGCCGAATCATTCCTTCGCCTCCCCGTTAAGCATTCGCTTCACTGCGCTCTTCCAGTTCACCTTCAAGCGATAAGTAAAGCTTTTGCAATTCTTCCTTCGTCTCCGCTTTCGCATTCCACAATCCGCGTTGCTCCGCTTCGAGCAATACTTCAGTCAACCGTTGCAATGCCCATGGATTTACTTCCTTCATCCATTCCTGCATTTCTTTATCAAATGCATATTTCTCTGCATATTTCTCATACATCCAGTCTTCCATCACATTACTGGTTGCATCCCATTGATAACTGTGTGCAACATAATTTGCTAAATCCTGTGCACCTTTATAGCCATGTTTTTTCATGCCTTGGATGAACTTAGGGTTGATCGCTTCGCCTCTAAATAATCGTTTTGTTTCTTCTTCTAAACTGCGCATTTCCACTTTACTGCGATCACTGCTGTCACCGCAATACGAACGCGGTTGTTTGCCGCTTAAGGCGCGAACCGTCGCAATCATCCCACCATGATAAGCATTAAAATCATCCGAACTGAGCATATGACTTTCACGGTTATCTTCATTTTTTATCGTCACATTCAAACTCGCCATGCGTTTTTTAAACAATTCCGGACGGTATTCCCCCTTGCCCTTTGCGCCATACGCATGTCCGCCAAAACGAACATATACATTTGCCAAATCCTCAATCGTTTCCCAATTTTTCGATTCGAGCAAATCGCCAATTCCCGCGCCATATGCACCCGGCGGATCGCCAAAAATACGATAAGATGCCTGTTGCCAAGCACTCTCCTTGTCAACACCTTCTGCTTCCAATTGCGCTGCGTCTTCTAAAACATGCTTTCTGATATAATTCATATCAATCGGTTCATCAAGCTCGGCAATTTTCTCTACCGCTTTATCAAGCCACAAAATTGCATCCGGCATACTATCGCGAAACAGTCCGCTGATTCGTCCCGTCACGTCGATGCGTGGACGTTTTAATTCTTCTAATGGGACAACATCCACATCAATTACGCGCATACTGCCGCGTTGCCAAACCGGTTTTAACCCCATTAAATACAAAAATTCAGCAATGCATTGTCCATGGCTGCGCATATTTGCCCCTGCCCATAATACAATGCCGACACATTCCGGGTATCTGCCTTCTTCGTGAATATAACGCTCAATCACTTCATCGCCCATTTTCTTGCCGATTTCCCAAGCAGCCGGCGTTGGCAGAGTTCGTGGATCTACGCCATAAAAATTACGTCCCGTAGGCAGTAAATCCGCTCCGCCGCTTGTCGGCGCGCCAGCGGCACTAGGTTCAATATATTCCCCTTGCAAAGCAGCCAACGTATTTGAAATCTCCTGCGTAGTTTTTTGTAAATTCGGTACAATGGTCGTACAAATATATTCCGCAACACAACTTACTTTTGCATAGGCTTCTTCATTTAATTCACCTAACCATGCGATTTCTTTTAATTGCTCTACAGCCATTGAGCTAAAATCTTTATTTGCTAATAAAAGAACGATTTCTTTACTCTTTTCGTTTAATTCATCAACAAATGCGCCATAAGTCTTCGTATTGCCCGCCATCATCGTTGCACTGTTTTCTAAAAGCTCATAATAATCAAAACCATATGCATGTGCCAACGTTTGTCTAAGCGAAGGTTTATCTCCATTTTCTAGGCGAGTCAACGCTAAGATGTATTCAATCATGTCATCGCCTTGCGGCGGGCGACCTAAAATATGAAGTCCCGTACGAATCTGCATATTTTTTATATCTGTTACATACGCATGAATTTTTCCGATATAATCATCAAACGTTTCCGCTTCTGCCTCTTTAATATCTTCCTCTAAATTGGCGGCTTTTACTTTTTCTCTGACGAGTGCTTGTATTGTTTTCATTGAATCCGGTTGCGTCGTTTTAAAATGACAATATTCATCTAAGACTTTTTCTAATTCCTCCAGCTCATCATATGTGCCAGCCTGACTCATCGGTGGCGTCAAATAACTGATCAAACAGGCGGCACTGCGCCTTTTCGCTTGTATTCCTTCACCGACAATCGTAATCCAGTACGGATAAATGTTTGGCATATCACCGATTGAAATATCCGGATAACACTTTCCCGA
This genomic interval from Selenobaculum gibii contains the following:
- a CDS encoding nitrogenase component 1, which produces MIRQSERKNLVYCNLGNAYISVSCNPGAVVVFHTPKACSHLALRNYWSIKRRGLLRDPLAMLPEKNNLFVTGISDKEAIFGGERILRQCLLDISQMENVQYIIVVPGCTAGVIGDDVEAVCKDVEEKTKLPIIVVSGAGFMSKHYTEHNIKMLETLLERFATIKPKDREKKEKLAVIIGENSGAGNENNVREIKRLLQYFGFTRILFPPNTMTKEEFAMIPKADLILSVGIAREYYPKMQEYARVLAERYQTKCYTGNYPKGMAETKVWFEKIGEVLACEAEAKQAWKIENTRLEKFLQKKREVLSGKSYIFVIGYASRYFDPKFHLETLSAVGAELKAVVLHNDLTSKEKAEQRKRIMELTDIPCYTEEEIKTLAEQVDFVLTTTDLIDLPHQLSISIQQVGIWGLENLLNKVSMAIHGHGRRILYEY
- the cobN gene encoding cobaltochelatase subunit CobN, encoding MDVQGKILFLTNIERQIYFWNQASESINQKGIKARCESKTIAESTPWGREWQTKLEAQDIILVRWMGTGLDCRFLQNTSSFLQERKIRHLFLVADAGNDLLKYGVSDEEEKRIYQYFNYGGADNIANCMLWLLAHFCQQTCEFEEPYLLPWNGIYHPDSEKTYQDLSEYKNKFIRPNRPTIGMIFYRDEWILQDLSYQNAIIREIERRGMNAIVVFTNGQANPLIGAPGLKDAFDKYFHDGENVVIDVLINTIKFSLTATRALDLSEIQALNVPVLQAYTLFNPLVEWEKSTEGMTPMEISVSVSLPEFDGILHSAPIATKEDTGRGIASYQALEERIDLVVRKAQKWANLRYKPNQEKRVGIVFHNYPALNSNIGSAAGLDSPESVRLLLAEMQDAGYNVDSIPENSKSFMEELLANATNDRRYITEKQIERAEHLSAQQYLDFFKPLDEKTKDQLQNDWGKAPGEVFNYDGELLIPGTLKGNVFITVQPPRGFGEDPGKLLHSPDCAPTHHYIGFYHWLRDIWQADVLIHVGTHGSLEWLPGKGAGMSGKCYPDISIGDMPNIYPYWITIVGEGIQAKRRSAACLISYLTPPMSQAGTYDELEELEKVLDEYCHFKTTQPDSMKTIQALVREKVKAANLEEDIKEAEAETFDDYIGKIHAYVTDIKNMQIRTGLHILGRPPQGDDMIEYILALTRLENGDKPSLRQTLAHAYGFDYYELLENSATMMAGNTKTYGAFVDELNEKSKEIVLLLANKDFSSMAVEQLKEIAWLGELNEEAYAKVSCVAEYICTTIVPNLQKTTQEISNTLAALQGEYIEPSAAGAPTSGGADLLPTGRNFYGVDPRTLPTPAAWEIGKKMGDEVIERYIHEEGRYPECVGIVLWAGANMRSHGQCIAEFLYLMGLKPVWQRGSMRVIDVDVVPLEELKRPRIDVTGRISGLFRDSMPDAILWLDKAVEKIAELDEPIDMNYIRKHVLEDAAQLEAEGVDKESAWQQASYRIFGDPPGAYGAGIGDLLESKNWETIEDLANVYVRFGGHAYGAKGKGEYRPELFKKRMASLNVTIKNEDNRESHMLSSDDFNAYHGGMIATVRALSGKQPRSYCGDSSDRSKVEMRSLEEETKRLFRGEAINPKFIQGMKKHGYKGAQDLANYVAHSYQWDATSNVMEDWMYEKYAEKYAFDKEMQEWMKEVNPWALQRLTEVLLEAEQRGLWNAKAETKEELQKLYLSLEGELEERSEANA